In Mycolicibacterium alvei, a single window of DNA contains:
- a CDS encoding phosphatase PAP2 family protein, giving the protein MTAVDDSVTEAASAPSGAATRARRLRILRYIAITVWAGVVIYRTATDGFAFNRELLLLYIATGLLAASIGQGRRMLYVLRDWLPFALVLAAYDLSRGAATLVGRPTLWHWQVDADRWLFFGTVPTVWLQERLKLLHPPWWEVVISTVYMSFFILPYVVAGVLWLRDREEWKRFVRLFVGLSFVALAIYALLPAAPPWAAARCTADDVDSGPSGPRCMFRSAREAVDGGLLGAMQGSRDGAHEWIERIVTRGWGKLNLHTATALIDQGQASVNLVAAIPSLHAGLTAAVAVFLWNRVNRGWRPFLVAYPLIMAFTLVYTAEHYVVDILLGWALAGVVLFALNRYEARKAARSAEYDEPPRDAEDVPTVAGELDPA; this is encoded by the coding sequence GTGACCGCGGTTGACGACTCGGTAACCGAAGCAGCTTCCGCGCCATCGGGTGCTGCAACCCGTGCTCGTCGACTGCGCATCCTGCGGTACATCGCAATTACGGTGTGGGCCGGGGTCGTCATCTACCGCACCGCCACCGACGGCTTCGCGTTCAACCGGGAATTGTTGCTGCTCTACATCGCGACCGGTTTGCTGGCCGCCAGCATCGGGCAGGGACGACGGATGCTCTACGTCCTCCGCGACTGGCTGCCGTTCGCTCTGGTGCTGGCCGCCTACGATCTGAGCCGCGGGGCGGCCACCCTGGTCGGCCGGCCGACGTTGTGGCACTGGCAGGTCGACGCGGATCGGTGGCTGTTCTTCGGCACCGTGCCGACGGTGTGGTTGCAGGAACGGCTGAAACTGCTCCATCCGCCGTGGTGGGAAGTCGTGATCAGCACGGTGTACATGTCGTTCTTCATCCTTCCCTACGTGGTGGCGGGTGTGCTGTGGCTGCGCGACCGCGAGGAGTGGAAGCGGTTCGTGCGATTGTTCGTCGGACTGTCGTTCGTGGCATTGGCCATCTATGCGCTGCTGCCCGCTGCGCCGCCGTGGGCTGCGGCGCGGTGCACCGCCGATGACGTCGACAGTGGCCCGTCCGGCCCTCGGTGCATGTTCCGGTCGGCGCGTGAAGCCGTCGACGGCGGGCTCCTGGGCGCCATGCAGGGCAGTCGCGACGGAGCACACGAGTGGATCGAACGGATCGTCACCCGCGGTTGGGGCAAGCTCAATCTGCATACCGCGACGGCGTTGATCGATCAGGGACAGGCCAGTGTGAACCTGGTTGCGGCCATCCCGTCCCTACATGCGGGGCTCACCGCTGCGGTCGCGGTGTTCTTGTGGAACCGGGTGAACCGCGGATGGCGGCCGTTCCTGGTGGCCTATCCGCTCATCATGGCCTTCACGCTGGTGTACACCGCCGAGCACTATGTGGTCGACATCCTGCTCGGCTGGGCCTTGGCGGGCGTGGTGCTGTTCGCGCTGAACCGGTACGAAGCGCGGAAGGCGGCACGGTCGGCTGAGTACGACGAACCGCCCCGCGACGCCGAGGACGTGCCGACAGTAGCCGGAGAACTGGACCCGGCCTGA
- the rpoB gene encoding DNA-directed RNA polymerase subunit beta yields MLEGCILAVSSQSTANANTHNSVPGAPNRVSFAKLREPLEVPGLLDVQTDSFDWLVGADGWRQKAIDRGETAPKGGLEEVLEELSPIEDFSGSMSLSFSDPRFDEVKAPVDECKDKDMTYAAPLFVTAEFINNNTGEIKSQTVFMGDFPMMTEKGTFIINGTERVVVSQLVRSPGVYFDDSIDKSTEKTLHSVKVIPGRGAWLEFDVDKRDTVGVRIDRKRRQPVTVLLKALGWTSEQITERFGFSEIMMGTLEKDSTAGPDEALLDIYRKLRPGEPPTKESAQTLLENLFFKEKRYDLARVGRYKVNKKLGLNAGQPITSSTLTEEDVVATIEYLVRLHEGQTTMTVPGGVEVPVEVDDIDHFGNRRLRTVGELIQNQIRVGLSRMERVVRERMTTQDVEAITPQTLINIRPVVAAIKEFFGTSQLSQFMDQNNPLSGLTHKRRLSALGPGGLSRERAGLEVRDVHSSHYGRMCPIETPEGPNIGLIGSLSVYARVNPFGFIETPYRKVTDGIVTDQIDYLTADEEDRHVVAQANSPIAADGSFTEDRVMVRRKGGEVENVVPSDVDYMDVSPRQMVSVATAMIPFLEHDDANRALMGANMQRQAVPLVRSEAPLVGTGMELRAAIDAGDVIVTEKAGVVEEVSADYITVMADDGTRHTYRMRKFARSNHGTCANQRPIVDAGQRVESGQVLADGPCTENGEMALGKNLLVAIMPWEGHNYEDAIILSNRLVEEDVLTSIHIEEHEIDARDTKLGAEEITRDIPNVSDEVLADLDERGIIRIGAEVRDGDILVGKVTPKGETELTPEERLLRAIFGEKAREVRDTSLKVPHGESGKVIGIRVFSREDDDELPAGVNELVRVYVAQKRKISDGDKLAGRHGNKGVIGKILPVEDMPFMPDGTPVDIILNTHGVPRRMNIGQILETHLGWVAKAGWNIDVAGGTPEWAGNLPEGLLSAPADSIVSTPVFDGAQEGELSGLLGSTLPNRDGDVMVNADGKSQLFDGRSGEPFPYPVTVGYMYILKLHHLVDDKIHARSTGPYSMITQQPLGGKAQFGGQRFGEMECWAMQAYGAAYTLQELLTIKSDDTVGRVKVYEAIVKGENIPEPGIPESFKVLLKELQSLCLNVEVLSSDGAAIEMRDGDDEDLERAAANLGINLSRNESASVEDLA; encoded by the coding sequence GTGAGACCGCCCCCAAGGGTGGCCTCGAGGAGGTGCTCGAAGAGCTCTCGCCGATCGAGGATTTCTCGGGCTCGATGTCGCTGAGCTTCTCCGACCCGCGCTTTGACGAGGTCAAGGCTCCGGTGGACGAGTGCAAAGACAAGGACATGACGTACGCGGCTCCGCTGTTCGTCACGGCCGAGTTCATCAACAACAACACCGGTGAGATCAAGAGCCAGACGGTCTTCATGGGTGACTTCCCGATGATGACCGAGAAGGGCACCTTCATCATCAACGGCACCGAGCGTGTCGTGGTGTCCCAGCTGGTCCGCTCGCCCGGTGTGTACTTCGACGACAGCATCGACAAGTCCACCGAGAAGACGCTGCACAGCGTCAAGGTGATCCCCGGCCGCGGTGCGTGGCTGGAGTTCGACGTCGACAAGCGCGACACCGTCGGTGTCCGCATCGACCGCAAGCGTCGTCAGCCGGTCACCGTGCTGCTGAAGGCACTGGGCTGGACGAGCGAGCAGATCACCGAGCGCTTCGGCTTCTCCGAGATCATGATGGGCACCCTGGAGAAGGACAGCACCGCCGGTCCCGACGAGGCGCTGCTCGACATCTACCGCAAGCTGCGTCCGGGCGAGCCGCCGACCAAGGAGTCCGCGCAGACCCTGCTGGAGAACCTGTTCTTCAAGGAGAAGCGTTACGACCTGGCCCGCGTGGGTCGCTACAAGGTCAACAAGAAGCTGGGCCTGAACGCCGGCCAGCCGATCACGTCGTCGACCCTCACCGAGGAAGACGTCGTCGCGACCATCGAGTACCTGGTGCGTCTGCACGAGGGCCAGACCACGATGACCGTCCCCGGCGGCGTCGAGGTCCCGGTCGAGGTCGACGACATCGACCACTTCGGTAACCGTCGTCTGCGTACCGTCGGCGAGCTGATCCAGAACCAGATCCGGGTCGGCCTGTCGCGTATGGAGCGCGTCGTGCGTGAGCGCATGACCACCCAGGACGTCGAGGCGATCACCCCGCAGACCCTGATCAACATCCGTCCCGTCGTGGCGGCGATCAAGGAGTTCTTCGGTACCAGCCAGCTGTCGCAGTTCATGGACCAGAACAACCCGCTTTCCGGGTTGACTCATAAGCGGCGTCTGTCCGCTTTGGGCCCCGGTGGTCTGTCCCGTGAGCGTGCCGGCCTTGAGGTCCGCGACGTGCACTCCAGCCACTACGGCCGGATGTGCCCGATCGAGACCCCTGAGGGTCCGAACATCGGTCTGATCGGTTCGCTGTCGGTGTACGCCCGGGTCAACCCGTTCGGCTTCATCGAGACGCCGTATCGGAAGGTGACTGATGGGATTGTTACCGACCAGATCGACTACCTGACCGCCGACGAGGAGGACCGCCACGTCGTGGCGCAGGCCAACTCGCCGATCGCCGCGGACGGCAGCTTCACCGAAGACCGCGTCATGGTCCGACGTAAGGGTGGCGAGGTCGAGAACGTAGTCCCGTCCGACGTCGACTACATGGACGTCTCGCCGCGCCAGATGGTGTCTGTCGCGACCGCGATGATCCCGTTCCTCGAGCACGACGACGCCAACCGCGCCCTGATGGGTGCCAACATGCAGCGCCAGGCGGTCCCGCTGGTCCGCAGTGAGGCCCCGCTGGTCGGCACCGGTATGGAGTTGCGTGCCGCGATCGACGCCGGCGATGTCATCGTCACCGAGAAGGCGGGCGTCGTCGAGGAGGTGTCGGCCGACTACATCACCGTGATGGCCGACGACGGCACCCGGCACACCTACCGGATGCGCAAGTTCGCCCGCTCCAACCACGGCACGTGCGCCAACCAGCGCCCGATCGTGGATGCCGGGCAGCGGGTCGAGTCCGGCCAGGTGCTGGCCGACGGACCGTGCACCGAGAACGGTGAGATGGCCCTGGGCAAGAACCTGCTCGTGGCGATCATGCCGTGGGAGGGCCACAACTACGAAGACGCGATCATCCTCTCCAACCGCCTGGTCGAAGAGGACGTGCTCACCTCGATTCACATCGAGGAGCACGAGATCGATGCCCGCGACACCAAGCTGGGCGCCGAGGAGATCACCCGGGACATCCCGAACGTCTCCGATGAGGTGCTGGCCGATCTCGACGAGCGCGGCATCATCCGCATCGGCGCTGAGGTCCGCGACGGCGACATCCTGGTCGGCAAGGTCACCCCGAAGGGTGAGACCGAGCTGACTCCGGAAGAGCGTCTGCTGCGCGCCATCTTCGGTGAGAAGGCCCGCGAGGTCCGCGACACGTCGCTCAAGGTTCCGCACGGTGAGTCCGGCAAGGTCATCGGCATCCGCGTGTTCTCGCGCGAGGATGACGACGAGCTGCCCGCCGGTGTCAACGAGCTGGTCCGCGTCTACGTGGCCCAGAAGCGCAAGATCTCCGACGGCGACAAGCTCGCCGGACGCCACGGCAACAAGGGTGTCATCGGCAAGATCCTGCCCGTCGAGGACATGCCGTTCATGCCTGACGGCACCCCGGTGGACATCATCCTGAACACCCACGGTGTGCCGCGTCGTATGAACATCGGCCAGATCCTGGAAACGCACCTCGGGTGGGTCGCCAAGGCCGGCTGGAACATCGACGTGGCCGGCGGCACGCCCGAATGGGCGGGCAACCTGCCCGAGGGTCTGCTCTCGGCGCCGGCGGACAGCATCGTGTCCACCCCGGTGTTCGACGGTGCGCAGGAAGGGGAGCTCTCGGGCCTGCTCGGCTCGACGCTGCCCAACCGCGACGGCGACGTCATGGTCAACGCCGACGGCAAGTCGCAGTTGTTCGACGGCCGCAGTGGTGAACCGTTCCCGTACCCGGTGACGGTCGGCTACATGTACATCCTCAAGCTGCACCACCTGGTGGATGACAAGATCCACGCCCGCTCCACCGGTCCGTACTCGATGATCACCCAGCAGCCGCTCGGTGGTAAGGCGCAGTTCGGTGGCCAGCGGTTCGGTGAAATGGAATGTTGGGCCATGCAGGCCTACGGTGCCGCCTACACCCTGCAGGAGCTGCTGACGATCAAGTCCGACGACACCGTCGGCCGGGTCAAGGTGTACGAGGCCATCGTGAAGGGCGAGAACATCCCCGAACCCGGTATTCCGGAGTCGTTCAAGGTGCTTCTCAAGGAGCTGCAGTCGCTGTGCCTCAACGTCGAGGTGCTCTCCAGCGACGGCGCGGCGATCGAGATGCGTGACGGCGATGACGAGGACCTGGAGCGTGCCGCTGCCAACCTCGGTATCAACCTGTCGCGCAACGAGTCCGCCTCTGTGGAAGACCTTGCGTAG
- a CDS encoding acyl-CoA dehydrogenase family protein, whose amino-acid sequence MATHVVTNQVTALEDYNPATSPALAEALIREGGEWGIDEVHELGAINGSARAQRWGELADRNQPVLHTHDRYGNRIDEVEYDPAYHELMNVAVTHGLHGAPWADDRAGSHVVRAAKMSVWTVEPGHVCPISMTYAVVPALRFNPELAAIYEPLLTSRVYDPELKLATTKAGITAGMSMTEKQGGSDVRAGTTEAIPNGDGTYSLRGHKWFTSAPMGDIFLVLAQAPGGLSCFFLPRILPDGSRNRMFLQRLKDKLGNHANASSEVEYDGATAWLVGEEGRGVPTIIEMVNLTRLDCTLGSATSMRSGLSRAVHHAQHRKAFGAYLIDQPLMRNVLADLAVEAEAATMLAMRMAGATDKAVRGDERESLLRRIGLAAGKYWVCKRATPHAAEAMECLGGNGYVEESGMPRLYREAPLMGIWEGSGNVSALDTLRAMATRPESVEVLFDELSKTAGQDPRLDRHVTTLHNDLADLETIAYRGRKVAEDISLALQGALLVRHGHPAVAEAFLASRLGGQWGQAFGTLPTGLDLAPILERALVKG is encoded by the coding sequence ATGGCCACGCACGTCGTCACCAATCAGGTCACTGCGCTGGAGGACTACAACCCCGCCACCTCGCCCGCGCTCGCCGAGGCGCTGATCCGCGAAGGCGGTGAGTGGGGGATCGACGAGGTCCACGAACTCGGCGCGATCAACGGCAGCGCCCGGGCGCAGCGCTGGGGCGAGTTGGCCGACCGCAACCAGCCGGTGCTGCACACCCACGACCGGTACGGCAACCGGATCGACGAGGTCGAATACGACCCGGCCTACCACGAACTGATGAACGTCGCGGTCACCCATGGTCTGCACGGCGCCCCGTGGGCCGATGACCGTGCGGGCTCGCATGTGGTACGCGCCGCCAAGATGTCGGTGTGGACCGTCGAACCCGGACACGTCTGCCCGATCTCGATGACCTATGCCGTCGTGCCGGCGCTGCGGTTCAATCCGGAACTGGCCGCGATCTACGAACCGCTGCTGACCAGCCGGGTGTACGACCCCGAGCTGAAGCTCGCGACGACGAAAGCCGGTATCACCGCGGGCATGTCGATGACCGAGAAGCAGGGTGGTTCCGATGTTCGCGCCGGTACCACCGAGGCCATCCCCAACGGTGACGGCACCTACTCCCTGCGTGGCCACAAATGGTTCACCTCGGCACCGATGGGCGACATCTTCCTGGTGCTCGCCCAGGCGCCGGGCGGCCTGAGCTGTTTCTTCCTGCCGCGGATCCTGCCCGACGGCAGCCGTAACCGGATGTTCCTGCAGCGGCTCAAGGACAAGCTCGGCAATCACGCCAACGCCTCCAGTGAGGTCGAGTACGACGGTGCCACCGCCTGGCTGGTCGGCGAGGAGGGGCGCGGCGTCCCGACCATCATCGAGATGGTCAACCTCACCCGGTTGGACTGCACGCTCGGCAGCGCCACCAGCATGCGCAGCGGCCTGAGCCGCGCCGTGCACCACGCCCAGCACCGAAAGGCGTTCGGCGCCTATCTGATCGATCAGCCGTTGATGCGTAACGTGCTGGCGGACCTGGCCGTGGAGGCCGAGGCGGCGACCATGCTGGCGATGCGGATGGCCGGCGCCACCGACAAGGCGGTGCGGGGCGACGAACGCGAGTCGTTGTTGCGCCGCATCGGCCTGGCCGCAGGCAAGTACTGGGTGTGCAAGCGGGCCACGCCGCACGCTGCCGAGGCGATGGAATGCCTGGGCGGTAACGGCTATGTCGAGGAATCCGGCATGCCGCGTCTGTACCGGGAAGCCCCGCTGATGGGCATCTGGGAGGGCTCGGGCAATGTCAGCGCGCTGGATACCTTGCGCGCCATGGCAACCCGGCCCGAGAGCGTCGAGGTGCTCTTCGACGAACTGTCCAAGACGGCCGGGCAGGACCCGCGGCTGGACCGCCACGTCACCACCCTGCACAACGATCTGGCCGACCTGGAGACCATCGCCTACCGGGGTCGCAAGGTCGCCGAGGACATCTCGCTGGCCCTGCAGGGCGCGCTGCTGGTGCGCCACGGCCACCCGGCCGTGGCCGAGGCATTCCTGGCCAGCCGGCTCGGCGGGCAGTGGGGCCAGGCGTTCGGCACCCTGCCGACCGGACTGGACCTCGCCCCGATCCTCGAGCGGGCGCTGGTCAAGGGATGA
- a CDS encoding DNA-directed RNA polymerase subunit beta', whose amino-acid sequence MLDVNFFDELRIGLATADDIRNWSFGEVKKPETINYRTLKPEKDGLFCEKIFGPTRDWECYCGKYKRVRFKGIICERCGVEVTRAKVRRERMGHIELAAPVTHIWYFKGVPSRLGYLLDLAPKDLEKIIYFAAYVITAVDDEMRHNELSTLEAEMAVERKAVEDQRDSDLEARAQKLEADLAELEAEGAKSDVRRKVRDGGEREMRQLRDRTQRELDRLDEIWTTFTKLAPKQLIVDEVLYRELQDRYGEYFTGAMGAESIKKLIETFDIEAEAESLRDTIKNGKGQKKLRALKRLKVVAAFQMSGNSPLGMVLDAVPVIPPELRPMVQLDGGRFATSDLNDLYRRVINRNNRLKRLIDLGAPEIIVNNEKRMLQESVDALFDNGRRGRPVTGPGNRPLKSLSDLLKGKQGRFRQNLLGKRVDYSGRSVIVVGPQLKLHQCGLPKLMALELFKPFVMKRLVDLNHAQNIKSAKRMVERQRPQVWDVLEEVIAEHPVLLNRAPTLHRLGIQAFEPQLVEGKAIQLHPLVCEAFNADFDGDQMAVHLPLSAEAQAEARILMLSSNNILSPASGKPLAMPRLDMVTGLYFLTTEVPGDTGEYVPAAKDRAERGVYSSPAEAIMALDRGALSVRAKIKVRLTQQRPPAALEAELFENGWKPGAAWTAETTLGRVLFNELLPKGYPFVNEQMHKKVQARIINDLAERFPMIVVAQTVDKLKDAGFHWATRSGVTVSMADVLVPPQKQEILERHEAEAEAIERKYQRGALNHNERNESLVKIWQDATEEVGKAMEEFYPADNPIITIVKSGATGNLTQTRTLAGMKGLVTNPKGEFIPRPIKSSFREGLTVLEYFINTHGARKGLADTALRTADSGYLTRRLVDVSQDVIVRETDCETERGIVVTLAERGPDGKLIRDAHVETSAFARTLATDAVDEKGTVVIERGHDLGDPAIDALLAAGVTQVKVRSVLTCASASGVCAKCYGRSMATGKLVDIGEAVGIVAAQSIGEPGTQLTMRTFHQGGVTGGADIVGGLPRVQELFEARVPRNKAPIADVAGRVQLEESDKFFKITIVPDDGGEEVVYEKLSKRQRLRVLTHEDGSEGVLSDGDHVEVGDQLMEGSADPHEVLRVQGPREVQIHLVKEVQEVYRAQGVSIHDKHIEVIVRQMLRRVTIIDSGATEFLPGSLTERAEFETANRRVVAEGGEPAAGRPVLMGITKASLATDSWLSAASFQETTRVLTDAAINCRSDKLQGLKENVIIGKLIPAGTGIARYRDIQVQPTEEARAAAYTIPSYEDQYYSPDFGQATGAAVPLDDYGYSDYR is encoded by the coding sequence GTGTTAGACGTCAACTTCTTCGATGAACTCCGCATCGGCCTCGCCACTGCGGACGACATCCGCAACTGGTCCTTCGGCGAGGTCAAGAAGCCGGAAACCATCAACTACCGCACGCTCAAGCCTGAGAAGGACGGCCTGTTCTGCGAGAAGATCTTCGGACCGACTCGCGACTGGGAGTGCTACTGCGGTAAGTACAAGCGCGTCCGCTTCAAGGGCATCATCTGTGAGCGCTGCGGCGTCGAGGTGACCCGCGCCAAGGTGCGTCGTGAGCGGATGGGCCACATCGAGCTGGCCGCGCCCGTCACGCACATCTGGTACTTCAAGGGTGTTCCGTCCCGGTTGGGCTACCTGCTCGACCTGGCCCCGAAGGATCTGGAAAAGATCATCTACTTCGCGGCCTACGTCATCACCGCGGTCGACGACGAGATGCGCCACAACGAGCTGTCCACGCTCGAGGCCGAGATGGCCGTCGAGCGCAAGGCCGTCGAGGATCAGCGCGACTCCGACCTGGAGGCCCGGGCGCAGAAGCTCGAGGCCGACCTGGCCGAGTTGGAGGCCGAGGGTGCCAAGTCCGACGTGCGCCGCAAGGTGCGCGACGGCGGCGAGCGTGAGATGCGTCAGCTCCGGGACCGGACCCAGCGTGAGCTGGACCGGCTCGACGAGATCTGGACCACCTTCACCAAGCTGGCTCCCAAGCAGCTCATCGTCGACGAGGTGCTGTACCGCGAGCTGCAGGACCGCTACGGCGAGTACTTCACCGGTGCCATGGGCGCGGAGTCGATCAAGAAGCTCATCGAGACCTTCGACATCGAGGCCGAGGCCGAGTCGCTGCGCGACACCATCAAGAACGGCAAGGGCCAGAAGAAGCTGCGCGCCCTCAAGCGTCTGAAGGTCGTCGCGGCCTTCCAGATGTCGGGTAACTCCCCGCTGGGCATGGTGCTCGACGCCGTCCCGGTGATCCCGCCGGAGCTGCGTCCGATGGTTCAGCTCGACGGTGGCCGTTTCGCCACCTCCGACCTGAACGACCTGTACCGCCGCGTGATCAACCGCAACAACCGGCTCAAGCGACTGATCGACCTCGGTGCACCCGAGATCATCGTCAACAACGAGAAGCGCATGCTTCAGGAGTCGGTGGACGCGCTGTTCGACAACGGCCGTCGTGGCCGGCCCGTCACCGGGCCGGGCAACCGTCCGCTCAAGTCGCTGTCCGATCTGCTCAAGGGCAAGCAGGGCCGCTTCCGTCAGAACCTGCTGGGTAAGCGCGTCGACTACTCGGGCCGTTCGGTCATCGTGGTCGGCCCGCAGCTCAAGCTGCACCAGTGCGGTCTGCCCAAGCTGATGGCTCTCGAGCTGTTCAAGCCGTTCGTGATGAAGCGTCTGGTCGACCTGAACCACGCGCAGAACATCAAGAGCGCCAAGCGCATGGTGGAACGTCAGCGTCCCCAGGTGTGGGATGTCCTCGAAGAGGTCATTGCCGAGCACCCGGTGCTGCTGAACCGTGCACCTACCCTGCACCGCCTGGGTATCCAGGCCTTCGAGCCGCAGCTGGTGGAAGGCAAGGCAATCCAGCTGCACCCGCTGGTGTGTGAGGCGTTCAACGCCGACTTCGACGGTGACCAGATGGCCGTGCACCTGCCGCTGTCGGCAGAGGCTCAGGCCGAGGCGCGCATCCTGATGCTGTCCTCGAACAACATCCTGTCCCCGGCGTCGGGTAAGCCGCTGGCCATGCCGCGTCTGGACATGGTGACCGGCCTGTACTTCCTGACCACCGAGGTCCCGGGCGACACCGGCGAGTACGTGCCCGCCGCCAAGGATCGTGCGGAGCGGGGCGTGTACAGCTCACCGGCCGAGGCGATCATGGCGCTGGACCGCGGTGCCCTGTCGGTGCGGGCCAAGATCAAGGTGCGGTTGACGCAGCAGCGTCCGCCGGCCGCCCTCGAGGCCGAGCTGTTCGAGAACGGTTGGAAGCCGGGCGCTGCCTGGACCGCCGAGACCACGCTGGGCCGGGTGCTCTTCAACGAGCTGCTGCCCAAGGGCTACCCGTTCGTCAACGAGCAGATGCACAAGAAGGTCCAGGCCCGGATCATCAACGATCTGGCCGAGCGCTTCCCGATGATCGTGGTGGCGCAGACCGTCGACAAGCTGAAGGACGCCGGCTTCCACTGGGCCACCCGTTCGGGTGTCACGGTCTCGATGGCCGACGTTCTGGTGCCGCCGCAGAAGCAGGAGATCCTGGAGCGGCACGAGGCCGAGGCCGAGGCGATCGAGCGCAAGTACCAGCGCGGCGCGCTGAACCACAACGAGCGCAACGAGTCGTTGGTCAAGATCTGGCAGGACGCCACCGAAGAGGTCGGTAAGGCGATGGAGGAGTTCTACCCGGCCGACAACCCGATCATCACGATCGTGAAGTCCGGCGCCACGGGTAACCTCACCCAGACCCGCACTCTGGCCGGCATGAAGGGCCTGGTGACCAACCCGAAGGGTGAGTTCATCCCGCGCCCGATCAAGTCCTCGTTCCGTGAGGGCCTGACGGTGTTGGAGTACTTCATCAACACCCACGGTGCCCGTAAGGGTCTGGCCGATACCGCTCTGCGTACCGCCGACTCGGGTTACCTGACCCGCCGTCTGGTGGACGTGTCGCAGGACGTCATCGTCCGCGAGACCGATTGCGAGACCGAGCGCGGCATCGTCGTCACGCTGGCCGAGCGCGGCCCCGACGGCAAGCTGATCCGCGATGCGCACGTCGAGACCTCGGCGTTCGCCCGCACCCTGGCCACCGACGCGGTGGACGAGAAGGGCACCGTCGTCATCGAGCGCGGCCATGACCTGGGCGACCCGGCCATCGACGCGCTGTTGGCTGCCGGGGTCACCCAGGTGAAGGTCCGCTCCGTGCTGACCTGCGCCTCGGCCTCCGGTGTGTGTGCCAAGTGCTACGGCCGCTCGATGGCCACCGGCAAGCTGGTCGACATCGGCGAGGCCGTCGGCATCGTCGCCGCCCAGTCCATCGGTGAGCCCGGAACGCAGCTGACCATGCGTACCTTCCACCAGGGTGGTGTTACCGGTGGCGCCGACATCGTCGGTGGTCTGCCTCGCGTGCAGGAGCTGTTCGAGGCCCGTGTTCCGCGGAACAAGGCGCCCATCGCCGACGTCGCGGGGCGGGTCCAGCTGGAGGAGAGCGACAAGTTCTTCAAGATCACCATCGTTCCCGACGATGGTGGCGAGGAAGTCGTCTACGAGAAGCTCTCCAAGCGTCAGCGACTGCGCGTGCTCACCCACGAGGACGGCTCCGAAGGCGTGCTGTCCGACGGTGACCACGTCGAGGTCGGCGACCAGCTGATGGAAGGCTCCGCGGATCCGCACGAGGTGCTGCGCGTCCAGGGCCCCCGCGAGGTGCAGATCCACCTCGTCAAGGAGGTCCAGGAGGTCTACCGGGCCCAGGGCGTGTCGATCCACGACAAGCACATCGAGGTCATCGTCCGGCAGATGCTGCGTCGCGTCACGATCATCGATTCGGGTGCGACAGAGTTCCTGCCCGGCTCGCTGACCGAGCGTGCCGAGTTCGAGACCGCGAACCGTCGCGTCGTGGCCGAGGGCGGCGAGCCCGCGGCCGGACGTCCGGTGCTGATGGGTATCACCAAGGCATCGCTGGCCACGGATTCATGGCTGTCGGCGGCGTCGTTCCAGGAGACCACTCGCGTGCTGACCGATGCGGCGATCAACTGCCGCAGCGACAAGCTGCAGGGTCTGAAGGAGAACGTGATCATCGGCAAGCTGATCCCGGCCGGTACCGGCATCGCCCGTTACCGCGACATCCAGGTGCAGCCGACCGAGGAAGCTCGGGCCGCTGCGTACACGATCCCGTCCTACGAGGATCAGTACTACAGCCCGGACTTCGGTCAGGCGACCGGTGCCGCGGTGCCGCTGGACGATTACGGATACAGCGACTACCGCTAG